AATTGGGTCAGGTCGCCGCGCACGGCATTCGGCAGCGAGCGGCAGAGTTCAAGCAGTTCAGGGCTTACTTCGCCCGTCACCAACAACGTGGCAAACACCGGTTGCCCGTCCAGGCCAATGGGCGAGTCGAGCAAACCGTCGGCGCCGACAATGCGCTGGCGTTCGTGCCAGAGCAACTGGCCGTCGCGGCGGATGTCCAGGTGCGATTGAAAGTGCCCAAGGTCGAAACGCTCGCCACTGGCCGGGCGACCCAAGGCGACCACGTCCCAGTAGAACAGCCGCGCATCGCCGTGCAGGTCGATGCGCGTGGTGAGCTCGGCCTGGGCGGCGCTGAAGACGATGGTTTCCTGGGGCAGCCATTCCAGGGTGGCGCCGGCCTCGACCGTCAGTTCGAGTCGCTGGAAGGCCGGGCCGCTGGCGCGGTACCACTTGGCTGCGCCGGGGCTGGTCAATTGTGCCCACGCGCCCTCGGCGACATGGGCACTGATGTCCAGGCGATCGCCGCCGGCAATCCCGCCGGGCGGGTGCACGATGATGTGCTGGCACACCTCGGGGCCTTCGGCATACAGGTGCTTTTGCACGCGCAACGGGCCGAGGTGGCGGCGCATCACCGGGCGTGTGGTGTCGCCGAAACGCGCATAGCCAAGTTCCAGCTCGGCGTGCCAGCTGGGGGTGAACAGGGCAGGGGAAACGGGCAGGTTCATGGTTTAGTGCTTATCGTTAGGACGCTACAGGTTAGATGGTTACGAGGCCGCGTACACCCTCGCTTTCCATATTTTCGCCACGGCCTTGCTGCACGATTTCACCACGGGACATCACCAGGTACTGGTCGGCCAGTTCGGCGGCGAAGTCGTAGAACTGCTCCACCAACAGAATCGCCATATCGCCCTGCGCGGCGAGCTTTTTGATCACGGCGCCGATCTCCTTGATCACCGAAGGTTGGATGCCTTCGGTGGGCTCATCGAGGATCAACAGGCGCGGGCGGCTGGCCAGGGCGCGGCCGATGGCCAACTGTTGCTGCTGGCCGCCGGACAAGTCGCCGCCGCGCCGATGCTTCATCTGCAGCAACACCGGGAACAGTTCGTAGATAAACGCCGGCACTTCCTTGGCCTCGGAGCCTGGGAAGCGCGAAAGGCCCATCAACAGGTTTTCTTCCACCGTCAGCCGCCCGAAAATCTCCCGGCCCTGGGGCACATAGGCGATACCGGCGTGCACGCGCTGGTGCGGTTTGAACCCGGTGATGGCCTTGCCTTCCCAGTTCACCGCCCCTTCCTTGGCCGGCAGCAAGCCCATCAGGCACTTGAGCAGGGTGGTCTTGCCCACGCCGTTACGGCCGAGCAGGCAGGTGACTTCGCCGATCTTCACGTCAAACGAGAGCCCGCGCAGGATGTGGCTACCGCCGTAATACTGGTGCAGCTTGTCGACTTGCAGCATGTTCACACTCTCCTCAAATCCTGCAGGTGCCTGGCTCTTATCTTGTAGTGAGCGGGCTTGCCCCGCGCTGGGTCGCGAAGCGGCCCCTTTCCCTTTCACCGCGTTCTGTCAGGTAAAACTCATTGCCTGGTTTTGGGGCCGCTTCGTGACCCAGCGCGGGGCAAGCCCGCTCACCACAAAGCCCCTCCACACATATTCAGCGACCGAGATAAACCTCGATCACCCGCTCGTTTTCCTGCACTTGTTCCAGCGACCCTTCGGCCAACACACTGCCCTGGTGCAATACGGTCACGTGGTCGGCAATCGAGCCGACAAAGCCCATGTCGTGCTCCACCACCATCAGCGAATGCTTGCCCGCCAGGCGTTTGAACAGTTCGGCGGTGAATTCGGTTTCGGCATCGGTCATGCCTGCCACCGGTTCGTCCAGCAGCAACAGTTGCGGGTCTTGCATCAGCAGCATGCCAATTTCCAGGAACTGCTTCTGGCCGTGGGACAGCAACCCGGCGGGACGATGCACCGAGGCGGTGAGGCGGATGGTGTCGAGCACTTCATCAATCCGGTCTTTCTGCTCGCCGCTCAGGCGTGCACGCAGGCTGGCCCACACCGACTTGTCGGTTTTTTGCGCCAGCTCCAGGTTTTCGAACACGCTGAGGGCTTCGAACACCGTGGGCTTCTGGAACTTGCGCCCGATGCCGGCCTGGGCGATCTGCACTTCGCTCAGGCTGGTCAGGTCCAGGGTTTCGCCGAACCAGGCGTTGCCGTGGCTGGGCCGGGTCTTGCCGGTGATCACGTCCATCAGCGTGGTCTTGCCCGCGCCGTTGGGGCCGATGATGCAGCGCAGTTCACCGACGCCGATGTAGAGGTTGAGGTTGTTGAGCGCCTTGAAGCCATCAAAGCTGACGCTGATGTCTTCCAGGGTCAGGATGGTGCCGTGGCGAGTATTCAGGCCCTTGCCCGCCGCCTGGCCAATGCCGATGGCATCGCGGCCGCTGCCTGCGTCGAAAATAGGTTCAAGCATGACGTTCCTCATTTCTTCAGCAGGCCGATAACGCCCTTGGGCAAATACAAGGTGACGATGATGAACAGCGCCCCGAGGAAGAACAGCCAGTATTCCGGGAAGGCCACGGTGAACCAGCTCTTCATGCCATTGACCACGCCCGCGCCCAGCAACGGGCCGATCAGTGTGCCGCGCCCGCCCAGGGCCACCCACACGGCGGCTTCGATGGAGTTGGTCGGCGACATTTCGCTGGGGTTGATGATGCCCACCTGCGGCACGTACAAGGCGCCGGCCAGACCGCACAGCACTGCGCTCAGCACCCACACGAACAGCTTGAAACCGCGCGGGTCGTAGCCGCAGAACATCAGGCGGTTCTCGGCGTCACGCAGGGCGGTCAGCACCCGGCCGAACTTGCTCTGCGCCAGGCGCCAGCCGATGTACAGGCTGGCGACCAACAACAGCACCGTGGCCAGGAACAACACCGCCCGCGTGCCCGGTTCGGTAATGCCAAAACCCAGGATGCTGCGGAAATTGGTAAAGCCGTTATTGCCGCCAAACCCGGTCTCGTTGCGAAAGAACAGCAGCATCCCGGCGAAGGTCAGGGCCTGGGTCATGATCGAGAAATACACGCCCTTGATCCGCGAACGGAAGGCGAAGAAACCGAACACCAACGCCAGCAGCCCCGGCGCCAGCACCACCAGGCACAGCGCCCAGAGGAAGTGATCGGTGCCGGCCCAATACCACGGCAGTTCGGTCCACGACAAAAAGGTCATGAACGCCGGCAATTCACTGCCGGACGCCTGGCGCATCAGGTACATGCCCATCGCATAACCGCCGAGGGCGAAGAACAAACCGTGGCCGAGGGACAACATCCCGGCGTAGCCCCACACCAGGTCCAGGGCCAGGGCGACGATGGCGTAGCAGAGGATCTTGCCCACCAACGTGAGGGTGTAGGCCGACACATGCAGCGGGTTTTCCGGCGAGAGCAGAGAGCACAACGGCAAGGCCAGCAGCAGGATCAGGATGATCACGCCGACGGCAATCGTCGCCTTGGGGCCGGCCTTTTGCGCGGCCGTCAGCATCAATGGTTGGTTCATCAGTCGATCACCCGTCCTTTCAGTGCGAAGAGTCCCTGCGGGCGTTTCTGGATAAACAGAATGATCAGCGCGAGGATCAGGATCTTGCCGAGCACGGCGCCGATCTGCGGTTCCAGAATCTTGTTGGCGATGCCCAGGCCAAAGGCCGCCGTGACGCTACCGGCCAACTGGCCGACGCCGCCCAACACCACCACCAGGAACGAATCGATGATGTAGCTCTGGCCCAGGTCCGGGCCGACGTTGCCGATCTGGCTCAGCGCCACGCCGCCCAGGCCGGCGATGCCGGAGCCGAGGCCGAAGGCGAGCATGTCCACGCGCCCGGTGGGCACGCCGCAGCAGGCGGCCATGTTGCGGTTCTGGGTGACGGCACGCACGTTGAGGCCCAGGCGTGTCTTGTTCAACAGCAGCCAGGTGAGCACCACCACGAACAAGGCGAAGGCGATGATGACGATGCGGTTGTACGGCAGCACCAGGTTGGGCAGCACCTGGATACCGCCGGACAACCATTCGGGGTTGGCCACTTCGACGTTCTGCGCGCCGAACACCAGGCGCACGAGCTGGATCAGCATCAGGCTGATGCCCCAAGTGGCGAGCAGGGTTTCCAGGGGGCGGCCGTAGAGGTGGCGAATCACCGTGCGTTCCAGGGCCATGCCGATGGCGGCGGTGACAAAGAACGCCACCGGCAGCGCGACCAGCGGATAGAACTCGATGGCCTGCGGCACGTAGCGCTGCATCATCAGTTGCACCATGTAGGTCGAGTAGGCGCCGAGCATCAGCATCTCGCCGTGGGCCATGTTGATCACGCCGAGCAGGCCGAAGGTAATCGCCAGGCCCAGCGCGGCCAGCAGTAGGATCGAACCCAGGGACATGCCACTGAAGGCCTGGCCGAGGATCTCGCCAAACATCAGTTTGCGTTTGACCTGGGCCAGGCTGGTTTCTGCGGCGGTGTGTACGCCAGCATCGGTTTCGACGCCGGGGGCCAGCAACGCTTCAAGGCGGGTGCGGGCCAGCGGGTCGCCGGTGCTGCCGAGCAAGCGCACGGCGGCCAGGCGCACCACGGGGTCGGGGTCGACCAATTGCAGGTTGGCCAGCGCCAGGCTCAGGGCGGTGTGCACGCCTTCATCGGTCTCGGCGGCGACCTGCTGGTCGAGGAATTTGAGCTGCGCAGGTTGCGCGCTTTTTTGCAGGGTCAGCGCTGCGGCCAGACGCACCTTGGGGTCGGCGGCGAGCAGTTGCTGGCTGGCTTGCACGTTGTCGATTAAACCGCGCAGGCGGTTGTTCAGGCGCACGGTCTTGGTTTGGCCGTTGACCGTGAGTTGGCCTTGTTGCAGCGCGTCTACCAGTTCGATGCGTGCCGGGTCAGGCGTTGCGGCCCAGTCCTGGAGGAGCTTGGCTTGCTGTGTCGGGTTGGCGGCGAGGAAGTCTTCGGCGTCGCTGGCGTGTGCGGCCAGGGGCAGCAACAGCAGCAGCGTCAGGAAGTAGCGTGTGAGGGCAGTGGGCATAAACAAATGTCCTGATCATGCGTGGACAGTGTGGGAGGGGGCTTGCCCCCGATAGCAGAGTGTCAGGTGATACTTCTGTCACTGACTCACCGCCATTGGGGGCAAGCCCCCTCCCACATTTGACTGGTGGTGGGGCTTTAGTTGCTCTTCACAGCGTGATCCGGCTTTTTGTCATTGCCAGGAATGTACGGGCTCCACGGCTGGGCGCGGATCGGCTCCTGGGTCTGCCACACCACCGAGAACTGCCCGTCGGCCTGGATCTCACCGATCATCACCGGCTTGTGCAGGTGGTGGTTGGTCTTGTCCATGGTCAGGGTAAAGCCCGACGGCGCGGCGAAGGTCTGGCCGGCCAGGGCTTCACGTACTTTGTCGACGTCGGTGGACTTGGCTTTCTCCGCCGCCTGCGCCCACATATGGATACCCACGTAGGTGGCTTCCATCGGGTCGTTGGTCACGGCTTTGTCGGCGCCCGGCAGGTTGTGTTTCTTGGCGTAGGCTTTCCAGTCGGCGACGAACTTCTGGTTCACCGGGTTTTCCACCGATTGGAAGTAGTTCCAGGCGGCGAGGTTGCCCACCAGCGGCTTGGTGTCGATGCCGCGCAGTTCTTCTTCACCCACGGAGAATGCCACCACCGGCACGTCGGTGGCCTTCAGGCCCTGGTTGGCCAGTTCTTTGTAGAACGGCACGTTGGAGTCGCCATTCACGGTGGAGATCACCGCGGTCTTGCCGCCGGCGGAGAACTTTTTGATGTTGGCAACGATGGTCTGGTAGTCGGCGTGGCCGAACGGGGTGTAGACCTCTTCGATGTCTTTATCCGCGACACCTTTGGAGTGCAGGAACGAGCGCAGGATCTTGTTGGTGGTGCGTGGGTACACGTAGTCGGTGCCCAGCAGGAAGAAGCGCTTGGCGCTGCCGCCTTCTTCGCTCATCAGGTATTCCACGGCCGGGATCGCCTGCTGGTTTGGCGCCGCGCCGGTGTAGAACACGTTCGGCGACATCTCTTCGCCTTCGTACTGCACCGGGTAGAACAGCAGGCCGTTGAGTTCTTCGAACACTGGCAACACGGATTTACGCGACACCGAGGTCCAGCAGCCGAACACCACGGCGACCTTGTCCTGGGTCAGCAGTTGCCGGCCCTTTTCGGCGAACAACGGCCAGTTCGAGGCCGGGTCCACCACCACCGGCTCCAACATCTTGCCGTTCACGCCGCCCTTGGCGTTGATTTCATCGATGGTCATCAACGCCATGTCTTTGAGGGACGTTTCGGAGATCGCCATGGTCCCGGACAGCGAATGCAGGATACCGACTTTGATGGTTTCGGCGGCCTGGACGGTCCAGGTCATGCCCATGGCGGCAATGGATGCCGACAAAGTGAAAGCCTTGATCAAGCTGCGACGCTTCATTGTGCAATCTCCGTGAACTGATTTTTATGGGGCGTAAACCGGTTGCCTAGGTGGGCTGCTGGAGTGATTGCAAAGGCTGTGCCCAGTCGGCAAACGGCATGCACAGGTCGTATCCACGGGGATATCCCACGGGTCGCGCCCCAAGGCGGGGCCTGAACGCCAGAAGGGGGCGCGTGCGTGCGTCATTCTGGTGCCGGGCTGTCGAGGCTCATCTATATGTAATGCCTGGTCCCGTGTCTGGTTGAGCAGAATCGCCTGATTCGGTGCGGTACCGCGCAAGGCGGGTGCACCTGGTTGTCAGACGGAAGCAGGGAGCTGCAAATGAACAAACGATTGTCGAGGCAAGCGCGCGCCGCCCAGCGCGTCAGGGACGTGCCGTTGCCGGCCTTGAGCCCGCGCTTTATCCATCCGGACGATGCGGCGCTTTGGGCCCACCGGCGCATTGGCACACGCTATGAACACGAATATGGCGGTGTGATCCTTCGCAACCCACAGGGGTATTTTTTTGCCACGGAGCCGGTGAAAGGCAGTGGTGATGTTTTCGATGTCAAAGATGTATTGAACATCGGCGATGACGGCGCGGTGCTTGCGCCCGCAGGGTATGAGCTTTCAGGCATCTACCATTCGCATCCTGCCGTACACGACGAGGTCACCCGCAACAACCCAGAGCTTTCCGTCCAACAGGTCAAGGCGTTCGTGAACTTCTTCTCCATTGGCGATGTGGTGGCCGATGTATTGGACCAGCAGTCTTTTGCGCTGTCGTATCTGTCGGGGCCGGACGATTCCCTGATCCGCTACAAGCCCAGTGGCTCGTCTATCGAGGCGCGTCATGTGCAGTGGCTGGAGGGGAAGCTGGCGCAGCGTCCCACGGAGGCGGACAACACGGTTGAGGGGGATATCAAGACATTGGCCGCCCTGGGCGAGTTGAGCCTGGTTATCTCCAGCGCAGTGTGGGGCGGTTCGCGTGGGGTTGTGTCGCCCCATTGGCAACCCTATGCGCCGTTCCAGCAAGCGGTGCGGCCACTCACGTCGAGGGTCTGCACCGAGGTCGCGCAGGCCATTCAGGCCGGGGTAGAAGGCAGCCCGGCAGTCAAGGATACTTGGCGCCTGGGCCTGATTTTCAAGCGCGATAACCTCGAGGAATATGTGGCCACGCCGGCCCTCGCCATGACCGAGCCGCGCTTCGCCGTGAATGACCTGTTGTCGACGGACCATGACGGCAATTACGTACTAGCGCACGCGCACCGTATCGAAGGTTTCTACTGCGTTCCACCCGCCGAACGCACTCAGGTGGCGCCACAGCAACCCTGGCTTTACCGCAGCTTTTTCCCGCCGTTGGCGCTGGCGACGGCGGCTCATCAGTCGCGGCTTATTGCCAGCCTGCGGGTGCCGGATCGGCCGTTGAGCCTTTACCAAGCCATGCCGGATGGCGCATTGCTTGGCTACCAGTTTTCCTACGCCGATGCCGAAGCTCAACTGTATCGAATCGCCGATGATGGCCAGATAAGCGACCACGGGCTGGACGCTCAATTGCTGGCGGGAAAACTGGCGCCCCAGGCGTTCGTCCTGAAGGTCGCGGCAGCGGGGACGTTGACGGTGCTGGGGACGGACCGTGTGTGGGATCAGGCCGGGCGCGTCACGGCTCATTGGCGACCGTTTTCCAACATCGCGCCTGTCACGACGGGGCCGGCCTTCATGAGCCCCGACGATGCCGCACGCTGGGCACACAACCAGATCGGCACGCGGCGCAATAAGGAATATGGTGGCGCGATTCTCAAGCGCGGCAATCGTTATTTCGCCACCGAGCCCACCAGTGGCGCGCACGTGCTGTTTGATTTTCGGGCGATCCTGGCCCTGGACGATCAGCAGAATTTCATCGCGCCCTACCCGTATGAGTGCCACGCGCTCTACCATTCACACCCAGGGGACGATGGTCAGATAAAGCGGCATAACCCGAGTTTCACGCCTGATCAGGTCGAGCTGTTCAATAGTTTTTACTCCAACGCTGACCAGGTGTTTGTCATCACGCACCGCGACTTTGCCCGTGTGCACTACCTGTCGGGCGCCGAGGGCGCGTTGCTCAAATACGTCAGCAGTGGCTCGGCCGAAGAAAAAAGCCTATATGCGCAACTGGCAGGTACGGCACCGGTTGTGCCATTCACGGCGTTCGAAGGCGCGGTCTGGCGGTTGGCGAAGGCAGGCGACCTGCGGGTGGTAGTGCCCTCGCCGGTGTGGGGCGGCGTGCGCGGCCGAGTGAGCGCTGGCTGGACCTTGCGCAGCCCCGTGAGCCGAACGCGCGCGCCGCAGGAACAACCGTTTTTCACCTCGCTCGGCGGCAGTGCGCAAGTCGCTGTGCTGATTGCCTTGAGCCTGGTTTCGCGGCTGCCGTCGAATGGCTTTCAGGGGGCAGTGCTCAAGCACCAGAGCACCTCAACCTATATCGCCACCGAGCCGATGGCCCTGGGCACTTCGTTGGCGGACCTGTTTGCGGTCCGGGACAACGGCCAATACCGATTGCCCTCCAACTATCGGCTGGTGGGTTTTTACTACACGACTGCCCTGCAGGCGGGTGCATCGGTGTCTGCGAAGGAGCCGTGGCTGTACACGCGATTTGTCAGCCCGCCCCTGTTGGTGACGGCGATGAACCAAGCGGCCGCCACCAAGAGCCTGCAGATCGCCGAGATGGGCTTGAAGCTGTTTTTGCACACGTCCGACGGCGCCCTGCTGCAATGGCAGGTCCCCGACGCCGAGACCGCCACCGAGTTATTCGGGGTGAGTGCCGACCATTCAGTCACCGACAACGGCAACTGGGCGGCCTTGATGGACGGCACGCTGACACCGCGTGCGTTCGTACGCCGGGTGATCCGTGCAGGCCAATTGACGGTGCTGCAACAGGGGCGGTTATGGAACACCCTGGGACAGCTGTATGACAGTGAATCCATGCCGCTGGGCCTCAAGAACGGCAGCCTCGGTGCGGCGTTCTTGAGTGCCGACGATGCGGCGCGCCATGCGCATGAACGCATCGGTGTACGGCGTGATGTGGCCTACGGTGGCTACATCCTGCGGCGCAGGGATCAACGCTTCGTATTCACCGAACCGGTGCGTATTCAAGGCGATGGTTTTGCCGGTGATCTCTTGCTTCCGAGCAGGGGCAACGGGTTGCTGGTGCCCCCGAGTGATCATGAGATTTACGCGCGCTACAGTTCCCATCCGCCGCTGTCCCATGACGAGCTGGCGCAGTGGCAGCGTGCGGGATGGACGACCACCGACCTTGAGGTCAGCGCTACGACGTTTTCGGACGTGGAAATCCGTTCGGTGCTTCAGTCCCAGCGTCCCGCGTACCTGAGTGGTTCGCCCAACAACCTGATTGGCTACTTCCCCAGCGGGTTGGAGCATGAGGCGCTGGTCTTGGCCAACGCGACGCGCGAACCTGGAATCATTGGCTATCATCGCCGTCTTCAAAGCGGCGAACTCAAGCCTCAGAACCTGGTGACGCGCCTGGCGGATGCCGGTGAGTTGCGGGTGCTTGCACGTACGCCGCTTTGGGGCCCGCGCATCCGGGTCTACCCGGATTGGACGCCGCACTTTCAATACGCCGACACGGCCCCGCAAACACCCTCGCTCAGTGCGCTGTTTGCCAGCGCGGATGCGGCGGCGGTCAATGCGCACG
The genomic region above belongs to Pseudomonas sp. S35 and contains:
- a CDS encoding urease accessory protein UreD; the protein is MNLPVSPALFTPSWHAELELGYARFGDTTRPVMRRHLGPLRVQKHLYAEGPEVCQHIIVHPPGGIAGGDRLDISAHVAEGAWAQLTSPGAAKWYRASGPAFQRLELTVEAGATLEWLPQETIVFSAAQAELTTRIDLHGDARLFYWDVVALGRPASGERFDLGHFQSHLDIRRDGQLLWHERQRIVGADGLLDSPIGLDGQPVFATLLVTGEVSPELLELCRSLPNAVRGDLTQLPGLLVARCLASEALLARGWLIDVWKLLRPALFGREAVAPRIWST
- the urtE gene encoding urea ABC transporter ATP-binding subunit UrtE; protein product: MLQVDKLHQYYGGSHILRGLSFDVKIGEVTCLLGRNGVGKTTLLKCLMGLLPAKEGAVNWEGKAITGFKPHQRVHAGIAYVPQGREIFGRLTVEENLLMGLSRFPGSEAKEVPAFIYELFPVLLQMKHRRGGDLSGGQQQQLAIGRALASRPRLLILDEPTEGIQPSVIKEIGAVIKKLAAQGDMAILLVEQFYDFAAELADQYLVMSRGEIVQQGRGENMESEGVRGLVTI
- the urtD gene encoding urea ABC transporter ATP-binding protein UrtD, which encodes MRNVMLEPIFDAGSGRDAIGIGQAAGKGLNTRHGTILTLEDISVSFDGFKALNNLNLYIGVGELRCIIGPNGAGKTTLMDVITGKTRPSHGNAWFGETLDLTSLSEVQIAQAGIGRKFQKPTVFEALSVFENLELAQKTDKSVWASLRARLSGEQKDRIDEVLDTIRLTASVHRPAGLLSHGQKQFLEIGMLLMQDPQLLLLDEPVAGMTDAETEFTAELFKRLAGKHSLMVVEHDMGFVGSIADHVTVLHQGSVLAEGSLEQVQENERVIEVYLGR
- the urtC gene encoding urea ABC transporter permease subunit UrtC, with the protein product MNQPLMLTAAQKAGPKATIAVGVIILILLLALPLCSLLSPENPLHVSAYTLTLVGKILCYAIVALALDLVWGYAGMLSLGHGLFFALGGYAMGMYLMRQASGSELPAFMTFLSWTELPWYWAGTDHFLWALCLVVLAPGLLALVFGFFAFRSRIKGVYFSIMTQALTFAGMLLFFRNETGFGGNNGFTNFRSILGFGITEPGTRAVLFLATVLLLVASLYIGWRLAQSKFGRVLTALRDAENRLMFCGYDPRGFKLFVWVLSAVLCGLAGALYVPQVGIINPSEMSPTNSIEAAVWVALGGRGTLIGPLLGAGVVNGMKSWFTVAFPEYWLFFLGALFIIVTLYLPKGVIGLLKK
- the urtB gene encoding urea ABC transporter permease subunit UrtB, with amino-acid sequence MPTALTRYFLTLLLLLPLAAHASDAEDFLAANPTQQAKLLQDWAATPDPARIELVDALQQGQLTVNGQTKTVRLNNRLRGLIDNVQASQQLLAADPKVRLAAALTLQKSAQPAQLKFLDQQVAAETDEGVHTALSLALANLQLVDPDPVVRLAAVRLLGSTGDPLARTRLEALLAPGVETDAGVHTAAETSLAQVKRKLMFGEILGQAFSGMSLGSILLLAALGLAITFGLLGVINMAHGEMLMLGAYSTYMVQLMMQRYVPQAIEFYPLVALPVAFFVTAAIGMALERTVIRHLYGRPLETLLATWGISLMLIQLVRLVFGAQNVEVANPEWLSGGIQVLPNLVLPYNRIVIIAFALFVVVLTWLLLNKTRLGLNVRAVTQNRNMAACCGVPTGRVDMLAFGLGSGIAGLGGVALSQIGNVGPDLGQSYIIDSFLVVVLGGVGQLAGSVTAAFGLGIANKILEPQIGAVLGKILILALIILFIQKRPQGLFALKGRVID
- the urtA gene encoding urea ABC transporter substrate-binding protein, translated to MKRRSLIKAFTLSASIAAMGMTWTVQAAETIKVGILHSLSGTMAISETSLKDMALMTIDEINAKGGVNGKMLEPVVVDPASNWPLFAEKGRQLLTQDKVAVVFGCWTSVSRKSVLPVFEELNGLLFYPVQYEGEEMSPNVFYTGAAPNQQAIPAVEYLMSEEGGSAKRFFLLGTDYVYPRTTNKILRSFLHSKGVADKDIEEVYTPFGHADYQTIVANIKKFSAGGKTAVISTVNGDSNVPFYKELANQGLKATDVPVVAFSVGEEELRGIDTKPLVGNLAAWNYFQSVENPVNQKFVADWKAYAKKHNLPGADKAVTNDPMEATYVGIHMWAQAAEKAKSTDVDKVREALAGQTFAAPSGFTLTMDKTNHHLHKPVMIGEIQADGQFSVVWQTQEPIRAQPWSPYIPGNDKKPDHAVKSN
- a CDS encoding DUF4329 domain-containing protein; protein product: MNKRLSRQARAAQRVRDVPLPALSPRFIHPDDAALWAHRRIGTRYEHEYGGVILRNPQGYFFATEPVKGSGDVFDVKDVLNIGDDGAVLAPAGYELSGIYHSHPAVHDEVTRNNPELSVQQVKAFVNFFSIGDVVADVLDQQSFALSYLSGPDDSLIRYKPSGSSIEARHVQWLEGKLAQRPTEADNTVEGDIKTLAALGELSLVISSAVWGGSRGVVSPHWQPYAPFQQAVRPLTSRVCTEVAQAIQAGVEGSPAVKDTWRLGLIFKRDNLEEYVATPALAMTEPRFAVNDLLSTDHDGNYVLAHAHRIEGFYCVPPAERTQVAPQQPWLYRSFFPPLALATAAHQSRLIASLRVPDRPLSLYQAMPDGALLGYQFSYADAEAQLYRIADDGQISDHGLDAQLLAGKLAPQAFVLKVAAAGTLTVLGTDRVWDQAGRVTAHWRPFSNIAPVTTGPAFMSPDDAARWAHNQIGTRRNKEYGGAILKRGNRYFATEPTSGAHVLFDFRAILALDDQQNFIAPYPYECHALYHSHPGDDGQIKRHNPSFTPDQVELFNSFYSNADQVFVITHRDFARVHYLSGAEGALLKYVSSGSAEEKSLYAQLAGTAPVVPFTAFEGAVWRLAKAGDLRVVVPSPVWGGVRGRVSAGWTLRSPVSRTRAPQEQPFFTSLGGSAQVAVLIALSLVSRLPSNGFQGAVLKHQSTSTYIATEPMALGTSLADLFAVRDNGQYRLPSNYRLVGFYYTTALQAGASVSAKEPWLYTRFVSPPLLVTAMNQAAATKSLQIAEMGLKLFLHTSDGALLQWQVPDAETATELFGVSADHSVTDNGNWAALMDGTLTPRAFVRRVIRAGQLTVLQQGRLWNTLGQLYDSESMPLGLKNGSLGAAFLSADDAARHAHERIGVRRDVAYGGYILRRRDQRFVFTEPVRIQGDGFAGDLLLPSRGNGLLVPPSDHEIYARYSSHPPLSHDELAQWQRAGWTTTDLEVSATTFSDVEIRSVLQSQRPAYLSGSPNNLIGYFPSGLEHEALVLANATREPGIIGYHRRLQSGELKPQNLVTRLADAGELRVLARTPLWGPRIRVYPDWTPHFQYADTAPQTPSLSALFASADAAAVNAHVRGYGRNLNAQGCTAYLLKHPQKNEYVVSELAPAEPGSWLSDSALGAAYLAGGDFVHGFVVVGLFYSQQWLPSGLPTTEAWLTQFLATPHLLQRAEKDARYLPRVGAAGVLPVYLSTLEGALLRFQPPEISVFEGGVNGAEVSVGGMSLSRGTLDIRRFVTLMAQTGGLTVLYSSPCWDRRGAVSAQPSQWRPYEHLLRRRLGPAFHDQDDAARYAHALLKGMNGAPLSGGLILKRPDGLFVATEPLSVPTEDFDPKWVFPDEVVALGGFPAAHTIVARYRSSSGRELPFALDTTQRDIYRNMLSTRVIGAALSATDTHLNREYLFGSDGSVLSYSRSGSELEARLKVDLQPLNRVRADRLENTLEHQIRSGTLKPQAFVVRLSKAGTLRVVEGSKVWGAPRLLVDFLPNVDRPPALQIENASAEPAFSPVFAQEQAAVRYAHERCQYGDTLKFGYVFKSTRKEQYMVTLPLARQSYWKYAQVFPDGLFPQGYVLEGLYLCASLEALTPGQDPHQQTFHSPLDIDNGIRFSRRAVNGKTLRLYLSCPEGALIRYLYRDTDEALDSRAHFPAILQQLHAGKISVLDSVHDLARRGNLDVLVEGKVWAGTNRITPGWIPGTGEGFTDYPLGCGPLFSHSDDAARYVQRSFSSVHGHNYVAAILADAAHASFIATLPLWPGLDMPRLLRLFYTGRSGPVQPAVQPDDKPVPWPDFPSGYRVVGAQLIYKDAPPAGPSVPKDERLTSHFIEPTFLSYFIRILKAHPHTSPSLYVVTRGGALLKYIPGFSPLESQLMVSAASVKPIAFFNRLTGVGQLYVLEKDDYWQQEEVIKTLQTDSREGVQTDVPVIDEPLRIRDRDEL